In a genomic window of Bradyrhizobium sp. LLZ17:
- a CDS encoding IclR family transcriptional regulator C-terminal domain-containing protein, translating into MPKLKRSESDERATDFVESLDRGLRLLQCFGTNAGPMTLSDLARAAGLPRATARRMLLTLQYGGFVSGDGKLFSLTPHVLTLAASYLRSNQLVTVLQPVLDRVATAANEISSLAVLDGDDVVFIARGGPARVFSSGLEIGYRLPAFCTSVGRAMLGQLDDIELLERLKRMKREALTPQTVTEPKALLARIVADRVQGYALVDREAEPHFRSISVPVRRYDNVIVAAINMGAHVDRVPAKELVVRFLPLLCEGAESVGTQLL; encoded by the coding sequence ATGCCCAAACTGAAGCGGAGCGAGAGCGACGAACGCGCGACGGATTTCGTCGAGAGTCTCGATCGCGGGCTACGCCTGCTGCAGTGCTTCGGCACCAATGCGGGCCCGATGACGCTCAGCGATCTGGCCCGCGCCGCCGGTCTTCCGCGCGCAACCGCGCGGCGCATGCTGTTGACGCTCCAGTACGGCGGTTTTGTCAGCGGCGATGGAAAACTGTTCTCGCTGACGCCCCATGTGCTGACGCTCGCGGCGTCGTATCTGCGGTCCAACCAGCTTGTCACGGTGCTGCAACCGGTGCTGGATCGTGTCGCGACCGCGGCGAACGAAATCTCCTCGCTCGCAGTGCTCGATGGCGATGACGTCGTGTTCATCGCCCGTGGTGGCCCGGCGCGGGTGTTTTCGAGCGGACTCGAGATCGGCTATCGGTTGCCGGCCTTCTGCACCTCGGTCGGCCGCGCCATGCTCGGGCAACTCGATGATATCGAACTTCTCGAACGCCTGAAGAGAATGAAGCGCGAGGCGCTGACGCCGCAGACGGTGACCGAGCCGAAGGCATTGCTCGCGCGCATTGTCGCCGACCGCGTGCAAGGCTATGCGCTGGTCGACCGCGAAGCCGAGCCGCATTTTCGCTCGATCTCCGTCCCCGTGCGCCGCTATGACAATGTCATCGTCGCCGCCATCAACATGGGCGCCCACGTCGATCGCGTGCCGGCCAAAGAGTTGGTCGTGCGGTTTTTGCCGTTACTGTGTGAAGGCGCGGAGTCCGTCGGTACGCAGCTGTTGTAG
- a CDS encoding group II truncated hemoglobin: MTDSDVTTSMFERIGGSAAIDLLVDRFYDRMDTLPQANIIRAMHADDLGLIRDVLKRYLTEWTGGPKLYSVEKGHPRLRQRHIGFAIGDAERNAWLLCMRWALEETVVDAAARQDLDRALSGLADWMRNR, encoded by the coding sequence ATGACCGACAGCGATGTCACGACGTCGATGTTCGAGCGGATCGGCGGCAGCGCCGCCATCGACCTTCTGGTCGATCGTTTCTACGACCGCATGGACACGCTGCCGCAAGCGAACATCATCCGCGCGATGCATGCGGACGACCTCGGCCTGATCCGGGACGTGCTCAAGCGCTATCTCACCGAATGGACCGGCGGCCCAAAACTGTACTCAGTCGAGAAGGGCCATCCGCGACTGCGTCAGCGCCACATCGGCTTTGCCATCGGCGACGCCGAGCGCAACGCCTGGCTGCTCTGCATGCGCTGGGCGCTGGAGGAGACGGTTGTGGACGCCGCGGCGCGGCAGGACCTCGATCGCGCCCTGTCGGGCCTCGCCGACTGGATGCGCAACCGCTAG
- a CDS encoding helix-turn-helix transcriptional regulator → MTDSPDAESRFLEQLGQRVRTMRALRGMSRKVLAKVSGISERYIAQLESGKGNVSIVLLRRVSDAMGAHLEDLLPSADPTPDWQMFRDLLRKATPAQIAQAKDLLAGGSASTPRRAPFCGIALIGLRGAGKSTLGKILAKKVGWSFVELNKEVEQQNGLSVAEIIALYGQEGFRRMEQAALQQLLARNELMVLATGGGIVSEPLTFDQILSSFYTIWLKAEPEEHMARVRRQGDLRPMADDRSAMAELRNILLSREPLYARATAVVDTAGLSVDAAAARLIDAVRPVLQNEARSFGLRSVAL, encoded by the coding sequence ATGACCGACAGTCCCGACGCCGAATCCCGCTTCCTCGAACAACTCGGCCAGCGCGTGCGCACGATGCGCGCACTGCGCGGCATGTCGCGAAAAGTGCTCGCGAAGGTTTCGGGCATATCGGAGCGCTATATTGCTCAGCTCGAAAGCGGCAAGGGCAATGTCTCCATCGTGCTGCTGCGCCGGGTGTCGGATGCGATGGGCGCACATCTGGAAGACCTGCTGCCCTCGGCCGATCCGACACCGGACTGGCAGATGTTTCGCGACCTGCTGCGCAAGGCGACGCCTGCCCAGATCGCCCAGGCCAAGGATCTGCTCGCTGGCGGCAGCGCATCGACGCCGCGCCGCGCGCCGTTCTGCGGCATCGCGCTGATCGGCCTGCGCGGCGCCGGCAAATCGACGCTCGGCAAGATCTTGGCGAAGAAGGTCGGCTGGAGCTTCGTCGAACTCAACAAGGAGGTCGAGCAGCAAAACGGTCTCTCGGTCGCCGAGATCATCGCGCTCTACGGTCAGGAAGGCTTTCGCCGCATGGAGCAGGCCGCGCTCCAGCAGCTTCTCGCACGCAACGAGCTGATGGTGCTGGCGACCGGCGGCGGCATCGTCTCGGAGCCCTTGACGTTCGACCAGATTCTCTCGTCGTTCTACACGATCTGGCTGAAAGCCGAGCCGGAAGAGCACATGGCCCGCGTGCGCCGCCAGGGCGATCTGCGGCCGATGGCGGACGACCGTTCCGCGATGGCGGAACTGCGCAACATCCTGCTCAGCCGCGAGCCGCTATATGCGCGCGCGACGGCGGTGGTGGATACGGCAGGGCTGTCGGTGGACGCCGCCGCCGCACGGCTGATCGACGCGGTGCGCCCGGTGCTGCAAAACGAAGCCCGCAGCTTCGGGCTGCGCAGCGTGGCGCTGTAG
- a CDS encoding benzoate-CoA ligase family protein — protein sequence MSEGSYNAVTWLLDRNVEEGRGDKVVFDDTVSRLTYGELQQQTCRAANMLRRLGVRREERVAMIMLDTIDFPIVFLGAIRAGILPVPLNTLLTADQYAYTLADCRARVLFVSEALYPVIKDVVGRMPDLEHVVVSGAKMNGHKQLAEELARESDRFATAATHPDEPAFWLYSSGSTGMPKGVRHLHSNLQATADTYAKQVLGIRETDIGLSAAKLFFAYGLGNALTFPMSVGATTILNSERPTPARMFDLMNRYNPSIFYGVPTLFAAMLNDEAMKNERGGKSLRICTSAGEALPESVGNSWKARFGVDILDGVGSTELLHIFLSNAPGDIKYGSSGKPVPGYAVRLVNEAGQDVADGEVGELLVDAPSAGEGYWNQRHKSRRTFEGPWTRTGDKYIRDTEGRYTFCGRADDMFKVSGIWVSLFEVESALITHPAVLEAAVVPEADREGLFKPKAFVVLRPGAKTTELQEMLKEHVKQKIGPWKYPRWIDVVESLPKTATGKIQRFKLRDGAN from the coding sequence GTGAGCGAGGGATCCTACAACGCGGTGACCTGGCTGCTCGACCGTAACGTCGAGGAGGGCCGCGGCGACAAGGTCGTGTTCGACGACACCGTCTCGCGGCTCACCTATGGCGAGCTCCAACAGCAGACCTGCCGCGCCGCCAACATGCTGCGTCGTCTCGGCGTCCGCCGCGAAGAGCGCGTGGCGATGATCATGCTGGATACGATCGATTTCCCGATCGTGTTTCTGGGCGCGATCCGCGCCGGCATTTTGCCGGTGCCGCTCAACACGCTGCTGACCGCGGATCAATACGCCTACACCCTCGCGGACTGCCGCGCGCGCGTGCTGTTCGTGTCCGAAGCGCTCTATCCCGTCATCAAGGATGTGGTCGGCCGGATGCCGGATCTCGAGCATGTCGTGGTGTCCGGCGCCAAGATGAACGGCCACAAGCAGCTCGCTGAAGAACTCGCGCGCGAAAGCGATCGATTCGCGACGGCCGCGACGCATCCGGACGAGCCGGCGTTCTGGCTGTACTCGTCGGGCTCAACCGGCATGCCCAAGGGCGTGCGCCATCTGCATTCCAACCTGCAGGCGACGGCCGACACCTACGCCAAGCAGGTGCTGGGCATCCGAGAGACCGATATCGGCCTCTCCGCGGCAAAGCTGTTCTTCGCCTATGGCCTCGGCAATGCGCTGACCTTCCCGATGTCGGTCGGCGCCACCACGATTTTGAACAGCGAGCGGCCGACGCCGGCGCGGATGTTCGACCTGATGAATCGCTATAATCCATCGATCTTCTACGGTGTACCGACGCTGTTCGCGGCGATGCTGAACGACGAGGCGATGAAGAACGAGCGTGGCGGCAAATCGCTGCGCATCTGCACCTCCGCCGGCGAGGCGCTGCCGGAATCCGTCGGCAACAGCTGGAAGGCCCGCTTCGGCGTCGACATCCTCGATGGTGTCGGCTCGACCGAGCTGTTGCATATCTTCCTGTCGAACGCGCCCGGCGACATCAAATATGGTTCGTCCGGCAAGCCAGTGCCGGGCTATGCGGTCCGGCTCGTCAATGAAGCGGGCCAGGACGTGGCTGATGGCGAAGTCGGCGAACTGCTGGTCGACGCGCCCTCCGCCGGCGAGGGTTACTGGAATCAGCGCCACAAGAGCCGCCGCACCTTTGAAGGACCGTGGACCCGCACCGGTGACAAATACATCCGGGACACTGAGGGCCGCTACACCTTCTGCGGCCGCGCCGACGACATGTTCAAGGTCTCCGGCATCTGGGTCTCCCTGTTCGAGGTCGAAAGCGCGTTGATCACGCACCCGGCCGTGCTGGAGGCCGCCGTCGTGCCGGAGGCCGATCGGGAGGGCCTGTTCAAGCCCAAGGCCTTCGTCGTGCTGCGCCCCGGCGCAAAGACGACGGAGTTGCAGGAGATGCTGAAGGAGCACGTCAAGCAGAAGATCGGCCCCTGGAAATATCCGCGCTGGATCGACGTGGTGGAGTCGTTGCCGAAGACGGCGACGGGAAAGATCCAGCGGTTCAAATTGCGCGACGGGGCGAATTAG
- a CDS encoding alpha/beta fold hydrolase, with product MTDLTPTGFLSIGNTSLEYKWLAPHSADAPSIVMLHEGLGSVGLWGEFPEKLREATGAGIFAYSRAGYGQSSPVMLPRPLDYMQREALDVLPKVLDAIGFKRGLLLGHSDGASIAAIYAGAHQDHRLWGLVLMAPHFIVEDISVLSIAAIKTAYETTDLRPKLARWHKDVDNAFYGWNGAWLDPAFRAWDISEYLAYIRVPVLVLQGVDDQYGTLRQAEIAQQECYCPVDLKVLSGAAHSPHREAPGQTLDAIEQFAAAALRQDMKQQDMKQNACTSR from the coding sequence ATGACCGACCTCACCCCCACCGGCTTCCTTAGTATCGGCAACACCAGTCTCGAATACAAATGGCTGGCGCCGCATTCTGCGGACGCGCCGAGCATCGTCATGCTGCATGAAGGGCTCGGCTCGGTCGGGCTGTGGGGCGAATTCCCGGAAAAACTTCGGGAGGCGACCGGCGCCGGCATCTTCGCTTACTCGCGTGCAGGCTATGGCCAGTCGAGCCCGGTGATGCTGCCGCGGCCGCTCGACTACATGCAGCGCGAGGCGCTCGACGTGCTGCCGAAGGTCCTTGACGCAATCGGCTTCAAGCGTGGCCTGTTACTCGGCCATTCCGACGGCGCCTCGATCGCGGCGATCTATGCGGGCGCGCATCAGGATCACCGGCTCTGGGGCCTCGTGCTGATGGCGCCGCATTTCATCGTCGAGGACATCTCGGTGCTGTCGATCGCGGCGATCAAGACCGCCTATGAGACCACGGACCTCAGGCCAAAACTCGCGCGCTGGCACAAGGATGTCGACAACGCCTTCTATGGCTGGAACGGCGCCTGGCTCGATCCGGCATTCCGCGCCTGGGACATCTCGGAATATCTCGCCTACATCCGCGTTCCCGTGCTGGTCCTACAAGGCGTGGACGACCAGTACGGGACGCTGCGTCAGGCCGAGATCGCGCAGCAAGAATGCTATTGCCCGGTCGATTTGAAAGTCCTTTCAGGCGCTGCGCATTCTCCGCATCGCGAAGCTCCGGGGCAGACGCTTGACGCGATTGAGCAATTTGCAGCAGCGGCCCTGCGCCAAGACATGAAACAACAAGACATGAAACAAAATGCATGTACGTCTCGATAA
- the boxC gene encoding 2,3-epoxybenzoyl-CoA dihydrolase translates to MAGEDRRLAGGATFIDFQTDPSRYRHWKLAVEGDVATLTMDVDENGGLFEGYLLKLNSYDLGVDIELADAVQRLRFEHPEVKVVVMRSAKNRVFCAGANIRMLAGSTHAHKVNFCKFTNETRNGMEDSSENSGQRFITVVNGSAAGGGYELALATDHIMLADDGASAVALPEVPLLAVLPGTGGLTRVVDKRKVRRDHADFFCTIEEGVKGKRAVQWRLVDEIAPNSKLEAKITERAREFAAASKRNGSGKGVALTPLKRVIDATSLRYGFVTVDIDRAARIAAISIKAPETAPPADIDGMMAQGAAFWPLQVARELDDAILHLRINELEIAMLLFKSHGDRAHVLACDAFLETNKTHWLVNEIRHYWKRVLKRIDVTSRTLVTLVEPGSCFAGTLAELVFAADRSYMLIGTRQGDNRPPPSIELSAMNFGPYPMSHGLTRLQSRFQADPSDVNRAEDTIGTTLDAEAAEELGLVTFALDDIDWDDEVRVFLEERASFSPDSLTGMEASLRFVGPETMESKIFSRLTAWQNWIFQRPNAVGEEGALRRYGSGQKPKFDMTRV, encoded by the coding sequence ATGGCCGGGGAAGATCGGCGCCTCGCAGGCGGCGCGACATTCATCGATTTCCAGACCGACCCGTCGCGGTACCGGCACTGGAAGCTCGCGGTCGAGGGTGACGTTGCGACCCTGACCATGGACGTCGACGAGAATGGCGGCCTGTTCGAGGGGTATCTGCTCAAGCTCAATTCCTACGATCTCGGCGTCGACATCGAACTCGCGGACGCGGTCCAGCGCCTGCGCTTCGAGCACCCCGAGGTGAAGGTCGTAGTGATGCGCTCGGCCAAGAACCGTGTGTTCTGCGCCGGCGCCAATATCCGCATGCTCGCCGGCTCGACCCACGCCCACAAGGTCAATTTCTGCAAGTTCACCAACGAGACCCGCAATGGCATGGAAGACTCCTCGGAGAATTCCGGCCAGCGCTTCATCACGGTTGTGAACGGCTCGGCCGCTGGCGGCGGCTATGAGCTCGCGCTTGCCACCGACCACATCATGCTCGCCGACGATGGCGCGTCGGCGGTTGCGCTCCCCGAGGTGCCGCTGCTCGCGGTGCTGCCGGGCACCGGCGGGCTGACCCGCGTCGTCGACAAGCGCAAGGTGCGCCGCGACCACGCGGACTTCTTCTGCACGATCGAGGAAGGCGTGAAGGGCAAGCGCGCCGTGCAATGGCGTCTCGTCGACGAGATCGCGCCGAATTCGAAACTGGAGGCCAAGATCACCGAGCGCGCCCGCGAGTTTGCGGCGGCCTCGAAGCGCAATGGCAGCGGCAAGGGCGTTGCGCTGACGCCGCTCAAGCGCGTGATCGACGCGACCAGCCTGCGCTATGGCTTCGTCACGGTCGACATCGACCGCGCTGCCCGCATCGCCGCCATCTCGATCAAGGCGCCGGAGACCGCGCCGCCTGCCGACATCGACGGCATGATGGCGCAGGGCGCCGCGTTCTGGCCGTTGCAAGTGGCACGCGAGCTCGATGATGCCATCCTGCACCTGCGCATCAACGAGCTCGAGATCGCGATGCTGCTGTTCAAGAGCCACGGCGACCGCGCCCACGTGCTCGCCTGCGACGCCTTCCTCGAAACCAATAAGACCCACTGGCTGGTCAACGAGATCCGCCATTACTGGAAGCGCGTGCTCAAGCGCATCGACGTCACCTCGCGTACGCTGGTCACACTGGTCGAGCCCGGCTCGTGCTTTGCCGGTACGCTCGCCGAGCTCGTGTTCGCCGCCGACCGCTCCTATATGCTGATCGGCACCCGTCAGGGCGACAACCGCCCGCCGCCGTCGATCGAGCTCTCCGCGATGAACTTTGGCCCGTATCCGATGAGCCACGGCTTGACGCGCCTGCAATCGCGCTTCCAGGCCGATCCATCCGATGTGAACCGTGCGGAAGACACTATCGGCACGACTCTCGATGCCGAGGCCGCCGAAGAACTCGGGCTCGTCACCTTCGCACTCGACGACATCGACTGGGACGACGAGGTCCGCGTTTTCCTGGAGGAGCGCGCCAGCTTCTCGCCGGACAGCCTCACCGGCATGGAAGCGAGCCTGCGCTTCGTCGGCCCCGAGACGATGGAATCGAAGATCTTCTCGCGCCTGACCGCCTGGCAGAACTGGATCTTCCAGCGCCCCAATGCGGTCGGCGAAGAAGGCGCGCTGCGCCGTTACGGCAGCGGCCAGAAGCCGAAATTCGATATGACGAGAGTGTAA
- the boxB gene encoding benzoyl-CoA 2,3-epoxidase subunit BoxB codes for MNVDYSTKIPNNVNLAEDRQVLKALEGWHPGYMDWWSDMGPEGFQESLVYLRTAYSVDPRGWAKFDYVRMPDYRWGILLAPQEENRVVPFGEHFGEPAWQEVPGEYRAMLRRLIVIQGDTEPASVEQQRHLGKTAPSLYDMRNLFQVNVEEGRHLWAMVYLLQKYFGRDGREEADDLLRRRSGDADSPRMLGAFNEATPDWLSFFMFTYFTDRDGKMQLHSLAQSGFDPLSRTCRFMLTEEAHHMFVGETGITRVVQRTCDAMKEAGISDPTDIAKVRALGVIDLPTIQKKLNLHYTLSLDLFGSEVSTNAANAFNTGIKGRYHETQIDDDHQLKNATYPVLKFIDGEIKLVDEPALTALNMRLRDDYSQDCVKGMLRWNKVISTAGYDFQLKLPNVAFHRHIGEFKDIHATPDGLLIDDATWAKRKDEWLPSIADGDFITSLMQPVTETGQFASWISPPKVGIDNKPGDFEYVKIES; via the coding sequence ATGAACGTCGACTACTCGACCAAGATTCCGAACAACGTCAATCTCGCCGAAGACCGCCAGGTCTTGAAGGCGCTGGAAGGCTGGCATCCCGGCTACATGGATTGGTGGAGCGACATGGGGCCGGAGGGTTTTCAGGAATCGCTGGTGTATCTGCGCACGGCCTACTCGGTCGATCCGCGCGGCTGGGCCAAGTTCGACTACGTGCGCATGCCCGACTATCGCTGGGGCATTCTGCTTGCGCCGCAGGAAGAGAACCGCGTGGTGCCGTTCGGCGAGCACTTTGGCGAGCCGGCCTGGCAGGAAGTCCCAGGCGAGTATCGCGCCATGCTGCGCCGCCTGATCGTGATCCAGGGCGACACCGAGCCCGCCTCGGTCGAGCAGCAGCGCCATCTCGGCAAGACCGCGCCTTCGCTCTATGACATGCGCAACCTGTTCCAGGTCAATGTCGAGGAAGGCCGCCATCTCTGGGCGATGGTCTACCTGCTCCAGAAATATTTCGGCCGCGACGGCCGCGAGGAGGCCGACGATTTGTTGCGCCGCCGTTCCGGTGACGCGGATTCGCCGCGGATGCTCGGCGCTTTCAACGAGGCGACGCCGGACTGGCTGTCCTTCTTCATGTTCACCTATTTCACCGACCGTGACGGTAAGATGCAGCTGCACTCGCTGGCGCAGTCGGGCTTCGACCCGCTGTCGCGCACCTGTCGCTTCATGCTGACTGAGGAAGCGCACCACATGTTCGTCGGCGAGACCGGCATCACCCGCGTCGTGCAGCGCACCTGCGATGCGATGAAGGAAGCGGGTATCTCCGATCCGACCGACATTGCGAAAGTCCGCGCGCTCGGTGTGATCGATCTGCCGACGATCCAGAAGAAGCTGAACCTGCACTATACGCTGTCACTTGATCTCTTCGGCTCGGAAGTCTCGACCAACGCGGCCAACGCCTTCAACACCGGTATCAAGGGTCGCTATCATGAAACCCAGATCGACGATGATCACCAGCTCAAGAACGCCACCTATCCGGTACTCAAGTTCATCGACGGCGAGATCAAGCTGGTGGATGAGCCGGCGCTGACCGCGCTCAACATGCGCCTGCGCGACGATTACAGCCAGGATTGCGTCAAGGGCATGCTGCGCTGGAACAAGGTGATCTCGACCGCGGGATACGACTTCCAGCTCAAGCTGCCCAACGTCGCCTTCCACCGTCACATCGGCGAGTTCAAGGACATCCATGCCACGCCGGACGGTCTGTTGATCGACGATGCGACCTGGGCGAAACGCAAGGATGAATGGCTGCCCTCGATCGCGGACGGCGACTTCATCACTTCGCTGATGCAGCCCGTCACCGAGACCGGCCAGTTCGCCTCCTGGATCTCGCCGCCGAAAGTCGGCATCGACAACAAGCCGGGCGATTTCGAGTACGTGAAGATCGAGTCGTGA
- a CDS encoding SDR family oxidoreductase — MFNDLFSLKGRVALVTGGSRGIGKMIAAGFLSAGAAKVYITARKVGPCEATAKELSAQYDGECIALPIDISTVEGCDRLASEIIKLEPKLDILVNNAGAAWGAEFDEFPESGWNKVMDLNVKSLFFLTKALAKPLRAAASRERPAKVINIASVDGIFVNPGETYSYAASKAAVIHLTRRMATKLIKDNINVTAIAPGAFKSDMNRAARDHSDEVAKRIPARRIGTDEDMAGLAIYLASRAGDYVVGNTIAVDGGVVYANAGLEIAG, encoded by the coding sequence ATGTTCAACGATCTGTTCTCGCTCAAAGGCCGCGTCGCGCTCGTGACCGGCGGGTCGCGCGGCATCGGCAAGATGATCGCGGCGGGGTTTCTCAGCGCCGGCGCAGCGAAGGTCTACATCACCGCGCGGAAGGTCGGGCCGTGCGAGGCGACGGCGAAAGAGCTGTCAGCTCAATATGACGGGGAGTGCATCGCGCTGCCGATCGACATCTCGACGGTGGAAGGCTGCGACAGGCTCGCCTCCGAGATCATCAAGCTGGAGCCGAAGCTCGACATCCTCGTCAACAATGCGGGCGCCGCCTGGGGCGCGGAGTTCGACGAATTCCCGGAGAGCGGCTGGAACAAGGTGATGGACCTCAATGTCAAGTCGCTGTTCTTCCTGACCAAGGCGCTGGCGAAGCCGCTGCGCGCCGCAGCTTCGCGCGAGCGCCCCGCCAAGGTCATCAACATCGCCTCGGTCGACGGCATCTTCGTCAATCCGGGCGAGACCTATTCCTACGCCGCCAGCAAAGCCGCCGTGATCCATCTGACGCGACGGATGGCGACCAAACTGATCAAGGACAATATCAACGTCACCGCGATCGCGCCGGGCGCATTCAAATCCGACATGAACCGGGCCGCGCGCGACCATTCGGACGAAGTCGCAAAGCGCATTCCGGCGCGGCGCATCGGAACCGATGAGGACATGGCGGGGCTGGCGATCTATCTCGCCTCGCGCGCGGGCGACTACGTGGTCGGCAACACCATCGCGGTGGACGGCGGCGTGGTGTACGCCAACGCGGGGCTGGAGATCGCGGGGTAG
- a CDS encoding polysaccharide deacetylase family protein — protein sequence MKQLRNNVIRAGLGALYFSGAHHLLRPLLSGVGAIFMLHRVRPAREDAFQPNRHLEVTPDFLRATLNHLRSREIDIVGMDELHERLVQGRFDRRFAAFTLDDGYRDNRDHALPVLREFDAPATVYIASDFAEGTGRLWWAALEAVIARTEQIEIQIGNSALRLDATTPGAKQAAFDRLHDWLRALPGEHDLKREIEALCVKYGVDMAALCRGLCLSWDEVKRFAADPLVTIGAHTISHCNLARQSEQAAAEEMAVSRARIEHALERPVLHFAYPYGDRDSAGIREFALAASAGFKTAVTTRPGMLFAENAGHMTALPRVSLNGNYQDTRILPVLTSGAATAMWNGFRRFAAA from the coding sequence ATGAAACAACTGCGTAACAACGTCATCCGCGCCGGCCTGGGGGCACTTTATTTCAGCGGGGCGCACCATCTGCTGCGCCCGCTACTGTCGGGCGTCGGTGCCATTTTCATGCTCCACCGCGTGCGGCCGGCCCGTGAGGACGCGTTCCAGCCGAACCGGCACCTCGAAGTCACTCCCGACTTCCTGCGCGCGACGCTGAATCATCTGCGCTCGCGCGAGATCGACATCGTCGGCATGGACGAGCTGCACGAACGGCTGGTGCAGGGCCGGTTCGACCGCCGCTTCGCCGCCTTCACCCTCGACGACGGCTATCGTGACAATCGCGACCATGCCCTGCCGGTGCTGCGCGAATTCGACGCGCCCGCGACCGTCTATATTGCCAGCGATTTCGCGGAGGGCACGGGACGGCTATGGTGGGCCGCGCTGGAAGCCGTGATCGCCAGGACCGAGCAGATCGAGATCCAGATCGGCAATTCCGCGCTGCGGCTCGATGCAACCACACCAGGTGCAAAGCAGGCGGCATTCGACCGCCTGCACGATTGGCTGCGCGCGCTGCCGGGCGAGCACGATCTCAAGCGCGAGATCGAGGCGCTTTGCGTCAAATACGGTGTCGACATGGCTGCGCTGTGCCGCGGCCTCTGCTTGTCGTGGGACGAGGTGAAACGGTTTGCCGCCGATCCGCTGGTGACGATCGGCGCCCATACCATCAGCCATTGCAATCTTGCCAGGCAGAGCGAGCAGGCTGCCGCAGAGGAGATGGCCGTGAGCCGCGCGCGAATCGAGCACGCTCTCGAGCGCCCCGTGCTGCACTTCGCCTATCCTTATGGCGACCGCGACTCCGCCGGGATCCGCGAATTCGCCCTGGCCGCGTCGGCCGGCTTCAAGACTGCTGTGACGACACGGCCCGGCATGCTGTTCGCCGAGAATGCCGGCCACATGACCGCGCTGCCGCGCGTCTCGCTCAACGGCAACTACCAGGACACGCGAATTCTGCCCGTGCTGACTTCGGGTGCGGCGACGGCAATGTGGAACGGCTTTCGACGGTTTGCTGCGGCTTAA